GCAGGACCCTGTTTTTGCCTTCTAAGCCCCCAGGGAATGGGATGCTCAGCCAGGGTTGCGAGCCCCTAGGTTACAGTATCACATTTTAATCCCATGGCTTGGTGGTCAGGGTCCTCTGGGAACAAGCCTTGGTCCACCTTTGCCTGTTACACTCCACCATATGTCATTTACATCTGAAGGGGCCGGTCTTCAGACACCTCTCCACCCAGCACTTCCCTCTACCACGGCTTTTCAATGTCCTGCCCTGATTAGAAATGCCCCCCTCCACATTTCTACATTTCTGTGTCCAGTACTTGCCTGATTTTAAAAGCCTGACCCAAATGCCTTTCTGATCCCCTCCATCTCACCTCACTGTGGACTGGAAAACATCACTCCTTCCTTGTAAATCCcccatttccttctctgttccTGTCTGTGGCCCTGGTCACTCCCTACTAGGAGTAATTTCATGGATGAGTTCTCTCCTCTGGGTCCATGTCTAATCAGTCTTTGTAGGCTCCTACAGCCCTGAACATGCTTGACGTCGGTTAGttggtggatgggtggatggacggatggatggatggatggatggatgaatatgagccaacttgtatttcttttaggaAGGGCTACAATGGTGAATTCTGGGGGAGGGGAAGTTGGAATGTTGGAGAACAGTGGTGGGAAATTCCCCCAAGTGTGTGCCCTCAGAAATTGTTCCAGTCCTGGTCCCCTGGTTCCCCTGAGAGTCACAGAGGTTCCACCCTGTGGCTCTGtggctcacagcctgccctctcATTTGATTCAGTTTGCAGAATGAAAATAACACTGCTTccttttgagcacctactatctACCAGGTTTCAAGCTTGGCATAATATATTGCATTTATTGTATACAGTCTTTCTGATTTTATAACAGCACTTCCAGGTGCAACTGTAAGAGCCTCATTTCACaaaggtggaaactgaggctgggagggCTTACATGGCCCACCCCAGGTCACACTGCCTGTTGGTGGCAGagcagggattcaaacccaggactGTCTGGCTCCAATCCAGAAAAACTAGATCCTGCTCCACCCCAGGCCAGCTTTGAGGGCCTGGTCCAGAGGATTGAACTTTCTCAGCCTCCGCTTTCCAGAGTAGGGTTAGGGACCCAGTTAGGGATAGGCTCCCTGACCTGTGAGGAATAAGGAGGTGtgtccatccccccacccccaccccatgcagtACCTGCTGGTTCTGGTCCCGAGTGTCCTCCGTGTGGTACAGCACGGCCCACCTGCCCACGGCCGACACGTTGACCCACAGGCACGGGAACTGGGGTACCTTCTTGCCCTCCAGCTCCTCCTGGTTCCTGATGTTGGTCTCAATCAGGCGGCATGTGGATTCCTGTGTCCACACGCTGGagagaccacacacacacacactcagaacCAGGCGACACCCAGAGCACCCCAGTGATCCCCGGACCCCCAAGGAGGCATGAGGGAGACCCAGAGCGGGCACCCTCCTCATGCCCCAAGCATCCAGTACTAAAAGGACCTTGACCCCAGGGTCCTTGGACATGGGTGGGGAGGGAATCAGAATCGACACATCAGAGCTGGTGGGAGCCTCAGGTCATCATTTCCAGGGGTGTTTATTAACTCTCGCTGCTCATCCAAGACTCCAGGGAGAATTTCAAGATATTCCCATGCCCAAGCCACACCCCagaccaaactgaatcagaaCCTCTAAGGTGGGTTAGCCCTGGGGCCctggtattattttaaaagttgccCCAGTGATTCTAATGAGCCAATAGGACTCAGACCCCCTTATCCACATCATGTTTGACTTATAGAGGGGAAAGAGAAGCTCAGAAAGGtcaagtgactttcccaaggccacacaggACCTGAAATCAGGTCTATAAGGCCTCAGAATCTGGGCTTTCCCTCCCCAAAGTGTATATGTAGGAGGGGCTCGATGTGTTCAGGGGTGAGGGTGGAGACGATGTGTTGGAGACACCTGGTGCTCTGGACAGGGCCTGGCTTGGGAAGAATCTAGCCTGGGATTGCTCCAGTGTTATGAAAAGTGAGTAGGAACAGACCCAGGAGGGGCTCATGGACTCATCAATGCACAGCGGTTCAGTTGTGACTTATCTTGCATCTGTCATGCAGAGACCCATTGCCAGACAGAGCGTCAATGAGCAGCCGGCACGTGCCCCGAGGCAGGGATCCAAGACTCGTCCTAAGGAAGCACTGAGGGAGCCAAATGTATTTGTCCCAGGGAAGAGAACGCAGAACAAGAACTTTGCAGCTTTTCTTTAAAAGCTTAAACGATTGATGTGCCAGAAAGGGCATCAGGCGCTCACTGAGAAACCTGATCCCAGGTTTTGGGGAAACAGATTTGGGCTCAGTGTAAGCACTTCTTACTTATCAGAAAAGTCCCAAAGCGAAATAGTGTGTATATAGTGAGGTAGTGAGCTCTCCGTCACTTGAGATTTGAGGCTGGAATACCCCCTTAGTGGGATGCTTCAGAGGGGATTCGAACAAAGAGGAGAGAGGGAACTGTTCGGATGAGCTATAAAATTCTGAGCCTTTGATTCCTCCTGGGATCAAACTTTCACACCGGAGCTTTGGTTCTGATTCTTTGCCATCTCTGTGAGAAGCATCATGCCTCTGCTACCCCCAGACCCGGAACCCCAGATCAGTGGGGCTCAGTCCCTGCACTTCCACCCTTGAACCTAAGCATAAGGATTGTCTGGACCTTCTCAGCTGATATGAACGTCAAGGGGAAGAGTAGGATAAAGGCTGGGGTACCTCGCAGACCCCAGACCCTAAGAGgggagcctgggggtgggggctgggccagGAGGGGTCCTACCTTTTCTGGTAGAGGGGCAGCACGGTGGTGCCCAGGATGTAGTAGGTGATGGCGGCACACACCACCATGGCCACACCCAGGCAGAGGGCTCGCGTCTCTCCCCGCTTCTGGGCCATCACCAGCTTTTTCCCCATGTCCACAGGGGACAGTGGTCATGTCTAGGGCCACAGAGGCAAACAGAAGTGAGATCAGCCCATGTGGCAGGGAAGGAAGAATGACAGGTGAGCGGGGGCGGGGGGTGCTCAATGCCAACCACATCACCCCATTTTGATTCAGTGGAGCTTGGCTGGCACAACTCCAGTGAAGCCTCCCAAGAGCTTTGAGAGGCGTGGGTTACCAGCTCCCTTCTGCAGATGGGGGATTCGTGGAGGTAAAGGGACTTGCCCCAGGTGAGACAGAATGCAGTAGGTGAATCACGGCCCCCATGCCAAGATGAACGCATCGTAATCCTTGAAACTAGGCTGGCAAAGACTTGGCGGGTGTGATTCAATTAAGGATCTTATGATGGGGAGATGTCCTGGATGATCTGAAAGGGCCCTACCTGCAATCACAAGTGTCCaggtgagagagagggagagagattacACACAGAGAGGAGGGAGGAAATAGAGGTGTGCACggagcagagattggagtgatgcagccacgAGCTGGGGAGTGTCcccagccaccagaagctggagaaGGCAGGCAGGATGGATTCTCCCCTCGAGCCTCCAAGGTGAGTGAGCTTCTGCTGACTCCTTGATTTCGGCCTAGGTGATGCTGAAGTTTGGCTTCCAGAACTGAGAGAGAGGGGAGATTTCTGGTGTTTTGAGAACAAGTTGGTGGTCATAGGTTAACGCAGCCACAGGGAATAAACACAATGAGGAAGCAGCAGAGGTGGAATAGCTCTGCATTTTCTAGCAGGACACATCTCACAGAGGAAATCGGAAGGTTTCATAGTTCTACCGAAAGAGTCCCATGGGCTGGCATTGGGGGAGGATGCAGGGACGCTGGTCCTCCAGAAGGCAGCCACAGGTATTGCAGGAGGAGTCCTGGGGTCAGGGCCTCTGTAAGGAGAGTGCACTGGTTCGAAAGTGGggtgcactccagaaaagccatgttcctttaatcctgattcaatattgtagtgtggaaacctttgattagatcatttccatgtaGAAGTGACACAAATGGAGaagtgtgggtgtggccttttgattagatggagttgtgactctgcccatttaaagtggatcttaattagtttattggagtccttccGTTTTGGAGGAAGCacagttacttcagagccaatagagatgcaggcatttggagattcttggagtgccgacagagagagcagaagccTAGATTtggaggtttggagatgcagagcccagcaggtactgccaagtgccttcccctgagatgctaagcaagccagaaggcAGAGTTTTGTTCTGGAGGAGtgaagtgaaggcccacagatgcttagagaagaaaccactggcatcagaaactgggaacaatggaactggaaacaaggacaccagccatgtgccttcccatgtgacacataTCAGCCTTTATTGAGTCAAGGTAGctctctggatgacttagtttgagcatttttatggcctaagaactgtaaatttataacttaatacatttcctttttaaaggctATTTATGGCATTTTCAGCAGCATTAGTGAACCCAAACAGGGAGACTCCCTCTTTCGAGTGAGGGAAGAAGGCATTATGGCAGCCTCAGACTATACCCATATTTCAAGGCTCGAAACCATTTCTAGATTTCTAGGCCAAAGCAGAATGAGAGAAGGTAGCTGAcagctttccttctttcctcctttttccaaAAGCCCCTCCTTTTTCTCTAGGGATCTACTCCACCCTAAAGCAAGCAGAGAATCTCGTCCACCCCTGCTAGACTCACTGGACTCTCTGCCTCCCAAAAATCTGACAAAGTATCCTCAAGAAGCAGCCCATCAAATTGTGCTGCCTAGAGTCACAAGGCTGCCAGCTCCCTGGCCTGGCAAAGATTCCCCCTTGGCTCTGTTAGCTGCCCCGTAGCCTTCTGCTACATCTCTTTGTGGTTCTCCTGCGACTGCTGCTGCTTGTTCAGGTAAATAAGAGACCATTTCTAACTCAAAGCAGAAGGGCCATCAGGATCCCTTCGCTGGACCCCTCTGTTTTAGGGGAAGTTTTAGCCAGGTATCAGAGaggattttcttctgcctgtCAGATccctaaaatattaattttcttttacattcCTGAGTGTCCAGGATTCAAACATTAGTCCAAAGGCATTTTCAGTCAAgtcctttattttctccttaagtTTCTCTCCTAACCAATGGACTGTTTTGAGTTCCCAATCTGAGACCCCCAGCCCCTTCTCCCCGACTCCCTCTATTCTATCCTCAGGAGGAAGGCCACAGCCTGGCACCTGGCACGACTCCCCACTGAGGCAGCCCACCTCCTCTCTTCTCTGCAAGATGATTGGCAGCAAAGACATCCAATGACAACTTTTCCTCCCTCATTGGAGATACTGGGTTCCCCTAAGGTTTTAACAGAGACACTGCGAAGTAGCAAGTGAGCAAAATTTTCTCCTGATGAGGAGCAATGTTCTGATCAATTCCTTCCTGTTCTCTTCCTTCCACTCTAGTATGTGTAGGAACAGGACAGCACACACCGTAGTTTACCTGTTGCCCATTTAATAAGCCCACAACGACACCATTAATTCCCTGGGAAAGCTGCAAGCACTTATGGGAGAGCTTCCCGGGGGCACGACTCCCACCTTCCTCACTAACCAGCTCCCACCTTCCTGGCTAACCAGCTCCCACCTCCTGGGGGGGCTCTGCCACCTCCAGCTGCTCATCTTCTCCCAATCCTCAAGGCACTCCTGAGGCTGCTGAAGGCAGGAAGCCTGGTTTTACCAGGTCTGGGAGCTCAGAAGTAAGGGAAAGGAGAGGCTTCGCTGTCACAGGGACGTGTGGAAGCTGTGGCTTGTTCATATCCCACTTCTCACACTACCCTGGTGGAACACTGTGTACACTGAGTGAGTGGGTTTGTAGAGTCGTGTCAAATCGAAGACCATGCCAAGGGTTCTATTTAGATGGGATTGACTGGAAGGCGGGATTCACACCCATCGTGAGAAACTTCTGTCAGGAGGAAGAATGAGAACTGTTGATCGTCCCTGAGATTTGGACAGGAAGAAATGGTTTTCAGCTGTAACAGGAAGGATTTCAGTTAGACTCCTAGAAGAACTTCCTAGTTTTGAAATCTCTTCCCATTTAGAAAAGTCCCTTGAGATTTGGGATGCATTCAGGAAAAATGGGTCAGAGTGAAAGAAGCAGGATTTTGAAGGGTCTTGTGTGAACCGAAATTTGGGTAGACGTCATTTTCCCTAGAAAGACAGAGAATAGAATGCAGTGTTTAAAGGCTtagcagtggggtggggggtgaggtcACTGAGCATGAATCAAACCCTGGCTTTGCCTCTTAGCAACCTTGTAACTGTAAAACCGAGGACAATCGTCCCAGCTTCAGAGAGTTGTGATGGAGGTCCAAGGGTATAGCAAATGTACTGAACTTAGCAAGCACAGTGCCTGCCCCAGCATAAGCCCTTGATAGATACAAGCTATTATTATTGCAAAGGAAGCCTTGGAGGTTTGGAGCAGAAGTTGGGAGCTTTCTTGctgaaccctttttttttttatctcatccCTCCGCTTATGACAAATGCCAGGTCTGACCAGATCTCCAGACCTCAGGAAACTTGGGGCCAGAGCACTGAGCTACCAAAGTGACCCTGGCATCCCACCCTCCCCCTTCCACCAGACCCCCGGGCCCAGTCACCAGCAGCGCTAGTTCCCAGTGACAGCGACATCTCCCCCGTTGTAAGCCAGAATCCTCAGGGACTGTCTGAGAGGAAGGGAGTTTCCATagcctgcccctccctgccccaactGCTGCTGCTTTCCCCGCGGATCTCTCCTCCAGACCCCATCCCTGGAGACGCCACTTCCCAAGGGCTCTGGGACACGGTACTTACAATCTGCGAGTCTCCAGCTGGCGGATGGTTTCTTTTCTCCCTggccccccgcccctgccccaaAAGAGGCCGCCAGAGCTCCAGCAGGAAGCCTGGCCTCCCCAGCCGTCTCCAGGGAAGCTGCTTTTGGCCCCCATCTGGAGCGAGCCTCTATGCCCAAACATGGTCAAGTATAAGCACACAGCCCCAGGACACAAACTCGGGAGAGCAGGTACTGGCGGAGGAACGCCAGCTGCTTCCCTGGGCCCTGCACCTGCATTTCCCAGAGTCTGTTGGGAAACAGATCGCAAACAACAACACACAGCTAAAGTGAGAAGCTGAGAAGAACGTCGTGGTATATTTGGAaacattcctttttctcttgatCTCTCTGAGCTGGCAGAGAAACCAGGAATGGGAAACGATTTTCCTTTAGTTGTTgtgaggaaaggaggaggagctGAAGTGTAGGGGTTGGGCTTTTCAGTCACAAGGAATGGGAGGGTTGTTGGAATATCTGTGATCCTGCCTTTGCCACGTAaatgctgtgtgaccctgagcaagtcaCAGCACCTCTCTGATCCCCAGTTACTTCATCTGTGCTgttggcattttaaaaagttacctgGGGGGGTCTAGTGATGAGAGGGTGGGGATCTGAAGCAGGGGAAGCGTATTCACCTTTCAAGGACTATCTGAGGTGAAGCTGGAAGCAACTAGCGCTCTGGAGCTGCTTCCAGGCAAAAAGGAGAAGGGTGAGCCTGCTCTGGCAGAGGTGCCCCTGGAGATTGTCAAAGTATGGTTTGGGTTCATGGGCAGAGATTTGTTACTATGAATAAGATAAGAGGGGCGTCAGCATTTGTGAGTATAAACatgcttctctatttccttctgtttcctttctataaAGTTGTTGGAaggattttaaaaaacagcaacaaaaaccaaACCCCATTTCCTGGGCCTCTCCTAGGGATCAGGCATGATGCTGGAGGTTAGCAGCTCTCTAAACGCTCATTTTACACACGGGTGTGATGAAGACACCGAAACCGCAGCTCGGAGATCTGAAGTACAAGCCAAGGTGACTTGGATACTCTGGTCCAAGGCGACTCTGCTCAAAGGGTCCCAGCCAGATTCCAAGCTGGCCCTCTACATTGCAAAGCCCGGGCTATCTCTGCTGACCGTGATACTCCCCCGAGACATCCAATCTTTTGTTACATAGTCACACTGGCCACTGAAAACTCTGGAGGACAGCTGAGTGCCCCCAACCCTTCGGGGAAGCAGAcacagcccccacccctcctgccCCACCATTCAATGAGCAACACCACCTCCCTCTGTCCTGCTCTGGCTGTTGGGTGGCAGCAACCATGAAATGAGACCCACAGTTGAGGTCTCCGTGACACACTCTTCAGTGATTAGTTTCCTCCCACTTCCCCTGTCCTAATTGAATCACATTAATAGGAGAGTAAATGGTCTGTTTAATGGGCATCAGAACAAAAGTGGATCTCCTAAGGCCAGCCCTAGACCTTGCAGGCTGTGTGGCAATGAGGGACGCGAAGACCTGGAATTAACAGGGGGTGTCGACGGGCTCTGCCTTCCCCGATACAGTGGTTTTCCAAGGACAGTCTTCGGTCCATTCAGGGGCCAGATGAATCCTTCTGGGGCCAATGAGCAAATCCAAAAATGCTAgtccttcctcctcttcccccGAGGGAGAGATACACAGTGAAACAGACTGCCGTTCTTAAGCACGACGGAGGGCTACTTGCCCGTCATGGAATAATTGAGTTAAGGGTTACGCCATTTGGAATTTATAAACAAATGTTAGCATCTTCCCAAAATTCTTTCTCCTCTTTgtggagaaaagggaagggagaCTGCGGGTCCTTCTGGAATGCACAAGTGAGCCATGGCCAAAACACTTACCACAGCTTGCTCTGGAGGGGTGAAAACCCGGATTCCTGTTGGCTGTGGAATTCTGCATTGTAGGTGACAGTGGGTGAGGGACAAGGCAACGGTGATGTTGCAATAATCAATACTGATGCTACAGTAATGAATATTGATGCTCTGCATTAGTATGGTGTGTTGGAGATCACGGTACGCTTCCCCATCTTCAGCTTTCCAACAAGCTCACGGGTGATAGGCTCAAAATCAGTAGGCGCACAACCCAGTGAGAAATTTTCCCACCCATTTTAGAGAGGGAataactgaggttcagagaggttaagtaatttgtccaagacAAGTTATTTTACCTCTCCGAGCCTCTGTTTGTCCATGTCTAAAATGGAGATACTTACACCAGATCCTCAGTATCATTTTGAGGAACAAGAGATATCACCTGAGCTACTTGTCACAGAGTGTGGCTGGCTGTTTTCCAAAGACAGCAGCACCAACCTGCTTGCCCATCGCAACTGCTCTTCTTACCCTGTGATGTGAGCCCGCCTCCATGCGGAGGGAGGGCCTTCAGCCTGAGAAGAGCGGCATAACCACATCACCAAAAGAACGTGGCAGAAGTGATGCTGCGTGACTTCCAAACAGTGGCACAGCTTTCCGGAGTCACCTGCCCCCTTCTGTCTCAGGACGCTTCCCTTGAAATTGGCAATCCCTGCCGTGAGCAAGTCACATGTAGGAGTTCCAGCTGACAGGAGCAGCTCGGGTcccagccagcagccagcactgACCGCCGAGGCATGAGAGTGAAGGAGCCTTCAGATAAAGTCCAGTCTCCAGCCACCTAGACGTCCAGCTGAGGTTTCAGACACCGTGGAGCAGAGACAAGCTGTGCCCCCCACCATGCCTTTTCCCACTTCCGAAGTCACGAGATCCATGAGAATAAAAAACGGTTGTTTTCTGCCACTGCAGTTGGGAGTAATTTATTACGCAGCCATAGTAATGGGAACGCGttgtaaattatttaaaaagggaactATTATTGTTGCTGGTAATAGTGGTAGTACTGAACCAGCGGGAATTAGAAAGTCTAAGATTATCGATGGAGTGTTACAGGAGCGCTTTAGATGTGCTTGCTTACTCTCTCATTAGGTTGCTCACTGCTGCGGAAATGGGTGGTAATAGGGGAGGGTGTTTTCTTTTATCAAGCATCTACTATGTGTCTACTTATATATAGACATCTACACATGCATATACGTGTACATGTACTGAATATACATACGCATACATATACAAATGTATACATTACAATActgcacatatatacatgcatgtacAAATAACATGTACACATAGACATACATATACTGCATctgtacatatacatatgcaaacacagatgcatgtacacacacatacatacacattcttctcaatgGTGCCAAGGTGCCTAATGATTTTTTGTGAAAACAGACGTCAAAGTGATGTGCCCAGGTCACTCCCCTAGAATGTGGTATCGTGGAGCCGATTTGGACCTGTGCCCGCTGACTCCACAGCCCATCCCGCGTCTCTCCATGACTCCCTTTGGAGTGCTCTTCCAGAGAACCAGTGTTTCTCGATGACATCTGTCTCGGCTGCTTTACAAACACCCCTCTCTGCACACTCCCACAGACGTTGGACTGTAACCCTTTCTGGATTATAGTGCATCTACATGCTTATTTAAATCCCCCCGAACAGATACCTATTCTCTGATGACAATGCCGCTTGGATAATGAGTTCCATAATCAAACTGGCAAATGTGGACGGAGCACGTGCTGAGCGCATGCCCCTCGCCGTGGGTGTGGCTCCCGTCCTGGCCGAGGCGGGCACTCACGGGCCACACGGGCAATGAGCACACACCAGGCAGAGGTTCAGAATGCATCACTGAGCCGGATGGTCCTTTCCCTGTGGGGAAGGGATGATGGggttctaaaaccatgaaaatgcaaaaaggcaaaaatgatttattttcaggGAGACAGAACAATACAGGACAAGCAAAAAAAGTGAAGTGTTTTTTTCAACTGAGT
This region of Tamandua tetradactyla isolate mTamTet1 chromosome 20, mTamTet1.pri, whole genome shotgun sequence genomic DNA includes:
- the KCNMB1 gene encoding calcium-activated potassium channel subunit beta-1 isoform X1; translation: MGKKLVMAQKRGETRALCLGVAMVVCAAITYYILGTTVLPLYQKSVWTQESTCRLIETNIRNQEELEGKKVPQFPCLWVNVSAVGRWAVLYHTEDTRDQNQQCSYIPGSLDNYQAARADVEKVRAKFHEHQVFYCFSASRENETSVLYRRLYGPQALLFSLFWPTFLLTGGLLLIAMVKLNQSLSILAAQK
- the KCNMB1 gene encoding calcium-activated potassium channel subunit beta-1 isoform X2, with the translated sequence MGKKLVMAQKRGETRALCLGVAMVVCAAITYYILGTTVLPLYQKSVWTQESTCRLIETNIRNQEELEGKKVPQFPCLWVNVSAVGRWAVLYHTEDTRDQNQQHSVAPGLSQGTTNKVSRQAEVITGDGIWGAGQISGCLPDLEAASPGGARGQVFPCMRCQ